A single Paraburkholderia sp. D15 DNA region contains:
- a CDS encoding NUDIX domain-containing protein: MAQLSYAGGTLNDESYIAWLRKQVGKNLILSPSVGAVIHDREGRLLLQEKSSGEAWSLPAGGIEPGESPQEAIIREVLEESGYAIHIHDILGVYGGRAFRYMYPNGDQVEYVVTLFQCKIMSGSGIPGDTETRSIRYFKRHEMPKLALPYPIDDLFRKF; encoded by the coding sequence ATGGCTCAACTTTCCTATGCAGGTGGCACTTTGAATGACGAGAGTTACATCGCCTGGTTAAGAAAACAGGTCGGAAAAAATCTAATACTGAGCCCTTCAGTCGGGGCCGTGATTCACGATCGCGAGGGGAGGCTTCTCCTGCAAGAGAAGTCTTCGGGCGAGGCGTGGAGTTTGCCCGCCGGGGGAATAGAGCCAGGCGAAAGCCCTCAGGAAGCGATCATCCGCGAGGTGTTGGAGGAGAGCGGCTATGCCATCCATATTCATGACATTCTGGGCGTCTACGGCGGCAGGGCATTCCGCTACATGTATCCCAACGGCGATCAGGTTGAATACGTCGTGACGTTGTTTCAGTGCAAGATCATGAGCGGCTCTGGAATTCCTGGTGACACTGAAACCAGGTCGATCCGGTATTTCAAGCGGCACGAAATGCCCAAACTGGCGTTGCCATATCCGATCGACGATTTGTTCCGCAAGTTCTGA
- a CDS encoding type VI secretion system Vgr family protein, which yields MSTVLQRVFGGALPLQDNRPFRLFWRASQNLAGLLLIQRLDVREELCGGIEGRISCLSTRIGVPLETFLGQPVTVQLVTDQGALHAICAIVTDAYEGESDGSIATYQLVIRDALSLMERRTNTRVFRTKNVVDIIKTLVHEWRRKSTTLGGTFDVDVSRLDTSKYPAREQVLQFDESDADFIRRLCRRDGIAWFIRAGGAQASNLSAQPFHTLVLFDNATKLAQASVGTVPYHADAAVGARDSITLLSTGRQVVAGSIRRVSWDLKPSRVDQVQAPTRVDQGSAGNDLAGLLSDARIDSPHMADSWADYDRIGMARLMSHGARSVRVDGASGVRDLTVGCWITVSGHPELDRLPEQQRRIVITALHHTGENNLPKDLNERAQALFGASRWQSVTAPVSVDTRERPTSFDGSSQSRYENTFSGVPYGTPLTPAYDPRIHLPKVYPITGIVTATQGEQVHCDGFGRINAQIQGMAAADHEHAGGAGTNGTPADSAFVRVLSSWAGDNFGAHMVPRAGMEVLLDFANGDPDRMYVAGVFSNGDNMPATFSRTGSLPGNRYLSGLRSREIKGERYNQLRLDDTPSQISAQLASEHASSELNLGFLTQPRDNGQGANRGEGAELRTDAAASLRAAQGILLTTYARARATGTQLDRQELIQLLGECTELFKSLGDYAGQHGGQASDTSGQTAVTDAFRTWQADGQSASDGSQALMALGAQAGSVNLTPKTHVTYAGENIDQIARNNVQVASGQRINLQAGQGLAMFAQSHGVSAVANQGKVLLQSQADDTRIDSAKNLHFTAADGKIVGMAREQITLTTSGGAYLRIDGANIELGCPGSFTVKSAGHKWSGPASMSTEMPNFDKSALGRLPAVVRPVDGQGVQGLQAEIKKASGERMKGQSSATGELAPFTTDQFEKFAAQFFENQS from the coding sequence GTGAGTACTGTTCTTCAACGCGTATTCGGCGGCGCGCTGCCTTTGCAGGATAACCGGCCGTTCCGTCTGTTCTGGCGTGCTTCGCAGAATCTCGCGGGTCTACTGCTGATTCAGCGCCTTGATGTTCGCGAAGAACTGTGCGGTGGCATCGAGGGGCGAATTTCCTGTTTGTCGACCCGCATCGGCGTACCGCTCGAAACATTTCTCGGGCAGCCCGTCACAGTGCAGCTTGTCACGGACCAAGGTGCGCTCCACGCGATATGTGCAATCGTCACCGATGCGTACGAGGGTGAAAGCGACGGCTCGATTGCGACTTACCAACTGGTGATTCGTGATGCCTTGTCGCTCATGGAGCGTCGCACCAACACGCGTGTTTTTCGCACAAAAAACGTCGTCGATATTATCAAGACGCTGGTGCACGAATGGCGGCGCAAGAGCACGACGCTCGGCGGAACATTCGACGTCGATGTATCCAGGCTGGATACATCGAAATATCCGGCCCGAGAGCAGGTACTCCAGTTCGACGAATCGGACGCCGATTTTATCCGGCGTCTTTGCCGTCGCGATGGCATTGCCTGGTTTATCCGCGCCGGTGGCGCTCAGGCTTCCAACCTCTCGGCGCAACCGTTCCACACGCTGGTGCTCTTCGACAACGCGACGAAACTCGCCCAGGCGAGCGTCGGAACGGTTCCCTATCACGCCGATGCAGCGGTCGGCGCACGCGACTCGATCACGCTGCTGTCAACGGGGCGGCAGGTCGTCGCTGGTTCGATCCGGCGAGTGAGCTGGGATCTCAAACCCAGTCGTGTCGATCAGGTTCAGGCGCCTACACGGGTCGACCAGGGAAGCGCGGGCAATGATCTCGCCGGCCTGCTGTCGGACGCGCGGATCGACTCTCCGCATATGGCGGATTCATGGGCTGATTACGACCGCATCGGCATGGCACGCCTCATGTCGCACGGCGCGCGTTCGGTGCGTGTGGACGGCGCGAGCGGTGTGCGCGATCTTACGGTCGGCTGCTGGATCACGGTGTCCGGTCATCCTGAGCTGGACCGCTTACCGGAGCAGCAGCGTCGTATCGTGATCACAGCGCTGCATCACACCGGCGAAAACAATCTGCCGAAGGATTTGAACGAACGCGCCCAGGCGCTGTTCGGGGCCAGCCGCTGGCAGTCTGTGACCGCACCGGTCTCGGTCGACACGCGCGAACGCCCGACGAGTTTCGATGGCTCATCGCAGAGTCGCTACGAAAATACCTTCAGCGGTGTGCCGTACGGAACGCCGCTGACACCTGCCTATGATCCGCGTATCCATCTGCCGAAGGTCTATCCGATCACCGGCATCGTGACCGCGACGCAGGGCGAGCAGGTGCATTGCGACGGCTTCGGGCGCATCAACGCGCAGATTCAGGGGATGGCCGCCGCGGACCATGAGCACGCCGGCGGCGCCGGGACCAACGGCACGCCGGCGGACAGCGCGTTCGTGCGGGTGTTGTCCAGTTGGGCGGGTGACAACTTCGGCGCGCACATGGTCCCGCGCGCGGGCATGGAAGTGCTGCTGGATTTTGCCAATGGTGACCCCGACCGGATGTACGTGGCGGGCGTGTTCAGCAACGGCGACAACATGCCGGCGACCTTCAGCCGCACGGGCTCGCTGCCTGGCAACCGCTATCTGTCCGGGTTGAGGTCGCGCGAAATCAAAGGCGAGCGGTACAACCAGCTCCGGCTCGACGACACGCCGTCGCAGATCAGTGCGCAGTTAGCCAGCGAACATGCTTCGTCCGAATTGAATCTGGGTTTTCTCACGCAGCCTCGCGACAATGGGCAGGGCGCGAATCGTGGCGAGGGCGCCGAGTTGCGTACCGATGCCGCAGCTTCGCTACGGGCCGCGCAAGGCATTCTGCTCACGACCTACGCGCGCGCACGAGCCACTGGCACGCAACTGGACCGGCAGGAGCTTATCCAGTTGCTCGGCGAGTGCACGGAGCTCTTCAAATCCTTGGGCGACTACGCGGGCCAGCATGGCGGGCAGGCATCCGACACGTCCGGACAAACCGCCGTTACCGATGCATTCCGGACCTGGCAGGCGGACGGTCAATCCGCTTCGGATGGATCGCAGGCGCTGATGGCACTCGGCGCTCAGGCCGGTTCGGTCAACCTCACGCCGAAGACGCACGTCACCTATGCGGGCGAGAACATCGATCAGATCGCGCGGAACAACGTGCAGGTCGCAAGCGGCCAGCGGATCAATCTTCAGGCCGGGCAGGGGCTGGCGATGTTCGCGCAGAGCCATGGCGTATCGGCGGTTGCGAACCAGGGCAAGGTGCTGCTCCAAAGTCAGGCCGACGACACGCGGATCGACTCGGCGAAGAACCTCCATTTCACCGCCGCCGACGGCAAGATCGTCGGGATGGCACGCGAGCAGATAACGCTCACCACGTCGGGCGGCGCCTACCTGAGGATCGACGGCGCGAATATCGAACTGGGCTGCCCCGGATCGTTCACCGTCAAGTCGGCGGGACATAAGTGGTCGGGTCCGGCCAGCATGAGCACGGAGATGCCGAATTTCGACAAGAGCGCGCTCGGGCGCTTGCCGGCAGTCGTGCGTCCGGTCGATGGGCAGGGCGTGCAGGGTCTTCAGGCGGAAATCAAGAAAGCATCGGGCGAACGGATGAAGGGCCAGTCCAGCGCAACGGGCGAGCTTGCGCCGTTCACGACCGACCAGTTCGAAAAATTTGCAGCGCAATTCTTTGAAAATCAATCCTGA
- a CDS encoding virulence factor has protein sequence MKSLISTWPRRLTVTFFTVLLVTSALLIRAHYYQNDMDVWNIGESMKRFVALPLLAGIAVLAFATAWAGSTAQAAELSGATSKTSAVSAKPFMAQVVGLEWMNPLQRRDYPTEWQLLWTIGLVKPNKNDDMVRTDPKSFTTIQPVAGIANGVHGEETFQGFYEKYVDKLLLLFDTKYVMNQRYFYTVQSSNRRHWRELAGIHVELAIPGRLDPQKAQSYLAHQIKNFFEIGNQSAKDLWSKDLPADIQVHVGGANAGFTSLNAALDYLQTHPQESVWVMNWDAPSFPPKDQQINENVTLLFLAGPDLKTEREPLAWIGRTATGNVSDYEAKVGTTRAVQAWKATIAQAAQNANVDPTSLQFVVHDAGKGSEAASTRLVSLSQTLTETLPEFDYGKQMFNTPALLGDMGAGTTLTDIALAIGRINHFGGNALVAGTTDPNHPTAVVVLPPSKLTAIDPEQDWFRARGEDNAYLPWWGRRYDTNYRMQGYSY, from the coding sequence ATGAAGTCTTTAATTTCGACTTGGCCGAGGCGCTTAACGGTGACGTTTTTTACCGTTCTCCTGGTGACAAGTGCGCTGCTCATCAGGGCGCATTACTATCAAAATGACATGGATGTCTGGAATATCGGAGAAAGCATGAAACGATTTGTCGCATTACCGCTGCTGGCGGGTATTGCCGTGTTGGCGTTCGCGACGGCCTGGGCGGGATCGACTGCACAGGCCGCAGAGCTCAGCGGAGCGACGTCTAAAACTTCCGCCGTATCTGCAAAACCGTTTATGGCGCAGGTCGTGGGCCTTGAATGGATGAATCCGTTGCAGCGGCGGGACTATCCGACTGAATGGCAATTGCTGTGGACGATCGGGCTTGTCAAGCCGAACAAAAACGATGATATGGTAAGGACGGACCCGAAAAGTTTTACGACGATTCAGCCGGTCGCAGGCATTGCGAATGGTGTGCATGGAGAGGAAACATTCCAGGGATTTTATGAAAAATACGTCGACAAATTGCTTCTTTTGTTTGATACGAAGTATGTGATGAATCAGCGTTATTTTTACACTGTTCAATCTTCCAATCGCCGCCATTGGAGAGAGTTGGCCGGCATTCATGTCGAACTGGCGATTCCGGGACGACTTGATCCTCAAAAAGCCCAGTCCTATCTGGCCCATCAAATAAAGAATTTTTTTGAAATCGGGAATCAGTCTGCAAAGGATCTGTGGAGCAAGGATCTGCCTGCTGACATTCAAGTGCACGTTGGCGGCGCGAATGCTGGCTTCACGTCGCTGAACGCAGCGCTCGATTACCTGCAAACGCATCCGCAGGAAAGCGTGTGGGTAATGAACTGGGACGCGCCGAGCTTCCCGCCCAAAGACCAGCAGATCAACGAAAACGTGACCTTGCTGTTTCTCGCAGGCCCTGACCTGAAAACCGAGCGTGAACCGCTCGCCTGGATCGGCCGCACCGCGACGGGCAACGTCAGCGACTACGAAGCAAAGGTCGGCACGACCCGCGCCGTGCAGGCGTGGAAAGCCACGATTGCGCAGGCTGCCCAGAATGCGAACGTCGATCCCACGAGTCTCCAGTTCGTCGTGCACGACGCAGGCAAGGGCAGCGAAGCGGCGTCGACGCGCCTCGTCTCACTCTCGCAGACCCTGACCGAAACGCTGCCGGAATTCGACTACGGGAAACAGATGTTCAACACGCCGGCCCTGCTCGGCGACATGGGCGCGGGCACGACCCTCACGGACATCGCGCTCGCTATCGGGCGGATCAATCACTTCGGTGGCAATGCACTGGTCGCGGGAACCACGGACCCGAATCATCCGACCGCGGTGGTGGTCCTGCCGCCGTCGAAGCTCACCGCGATCGATCCGGAGCAGGACTGGTTCCGCGCGCGCGGCGAAGACAACGCCTATCTGCCGTGGTGGGGACGTCGCTACGACACGAATTACCGCATGCAGGGTTATTCGTATTAA
- a CDS encoding PAAR domain-containing protein, with protein MRGIIRVGDLHTHGGRVETGAAHSEVMGKAVSRKGDRCTCPLHGKCVIVDGDEDFIVDDEPGAFDGHKTSCGATLISSLPSSGRE; from the coding sequence ATGCGAGGCATCATTCGTGTCGGTGATCTGCATACCCACGGCGGTCGCGTAGAAACCGGGGCGGCTCACAGCGAAGTCATGGGCAAGGCAGTTTCCCGAAAGGGCGATCGTTGTACCTGTCCTCTTCACGGAAAATGCGTGATCGTCGATGGCGATGAGGATTTTATCGTCGACGACGAGCCGGGCGCTTTCGACGGCCACAAAACATCATGCGGCGCGACGCTGATATCGAGCTTACCGTCTTCCGGGCGCGAGTGA
- the tssF gene encoding type VI secretion system baseplate subunit TssF, producing MDELLSEYERELAHLRSSLGEFAERFPQAAARLAISGDHSEDLHVERLIQSAALLNAASAARIDDEIPEFTRALLEVLYSEYLRSFPSCSIAQFMGSNALESLKEPVVIQRGVELKTRVNEYCFRTAHDVVLAPLRIEHARFDPNAAAPVNVQLPPNTTGVITLTFAGFTRGHMLGAAVPETIRVFVDGERNAVAATIDALLQRATVAFVEASGNGHWINLPAVPVSAAGFGCDEALIERADGRPSPFRLLLEYFAFPDRFDFIDIDFAALQSKTGPCERMSLHLPVAGLHRDSAAARAMESLTAANFRLFCTPVVNLFRRSAEPVSPKDTPMSSYPIVPQALNASDVAVYSVDAVRASKGGVVAPIKSYQSLSHDGELYWLAERDTKPGYFIAGPDTLLSLRDRDGELIQSSAEQIDVDLTCTNRNLPSSLSFGNPAGDLVHADKALTGAIVMLRRPSVSLPVTFNRGRVWTLISMISAGPVSLDQSGLPALKALLNQHVNTPSSLAARHIEGIVGCSERRRLRGCR from the coding sequence ATGGACGAATTGTTATCTGAGTACGAACGCGAACTGGCACACCTGCGCAGTTCGCTCGGCGAATTCGCCGAGCGTTTTCCTCAAGCAGCGGCGCGGCTGGCGATATCAGGCGATCATTCGGAGGATCTACACGTCGAGCGGCTAATCCAGTCGGCGGCCCTGCTCAATGCGGCAAGCGCCGCTCGTATCGACGACGAGATTCCTGAGTTCACTCGCGCGCTGCTGGAAGTTCTCTATTCGGAGTACCTGCGTTCGTTTCCATCCTGTTCGATTGCGCAATTCATGGGCAGCAACGCACTGGAAAGTCTGAAGGAGCCCGTTGTGATTCAACGTGGCGTCGAGCTCAAGACCCGGGTCAACGAGTACTGTTTTCGCACAGCGCATGACGTGGTGCTGGCGCCCTTGCGTATCGAGCATGCGCGTTTCGATCCTAACGCTGCTGCACCAGTCAATGTCCAACTGCCGCCCAATACGACCGGTGTGATAACACTGACCTTTGCCGGCTTCACGCGGGGACACATGCTGGGCGCGGCGGTGCCGGAAACGATACGCGTGTTCGTGGACGGGGAGCGAAACGCGGTTGCTGCGACCATCGACGCACTGCTGCAACGCGCTACCGTCGCTTTCGTCGAAGCGAGCGGTAACGGGCACTGGATCAACCTGCCAGCCGTCCCCGTGTCAGCGGCGGGTTTCGGTTGCGATGAAGCGTTGATCGAACGGGCGGACGGCAGGCCGTCGCCGTTCCGGCTTCTGTTGGAGTATTTTGCATTTCCCGACCGGTTCGACTTCATCGACATCGATTTCGCGGCACTTCAAAGTAAGACCGGTCCGTGCGAGCGAATGAGCTTGCATTTACCCGTTGCTGGTCTTCATCGGGACAGCGCGGCGGCGCGCGCAATGGAATCCCTGACGGCCGCGAATTTCAGGCTCTTCTGCACGCCGGTCGTCAACCTGTTCAGACGATCTGCCGAACCGGTCTCCCCAAAAGACACCCCGATGTCTTCCTATCCCATCGTACCGCAGGCATTGAATGCGTCGGACGTCGCGGTGTATTCGGTCGATGCCGTTCGTGCGTCGAAGGGCGGGGTGGTCGCGCCTATCAAGTCGTATCAGTCACTGTCCCACGACGGGGAGCTGTACTGGCTGGCCGAGCGCGATACAAAGCCTGGCTATTTCATCGCTGGCCCAGACACACTGCTCTCGCTGAGAGACCGGGATGGAGAGTTGATACAGTCATCCGCGGAGCAGATCGATGTGGACCTTACCTGCACGAACCGCAATCTTCCGTCGTCGCTTTCTTTCGGCAATCCCGCAGGGGACCTGGTCCATGCGGACAAGGCATTGACAGGCGCGATCGTGATGCTACGGCGTCCGAGCGTGAGCCTGCCGGTTACCTTCAACCGCGGGCGGGTGTGGACGCTGATTTCGATGATTTCCGCCGGGCCGGTAAGCCTCGACCAGTCGGGATTGCCTGCGCTAAAGGCGCTGCTCAACCAGCACGTGAATACGCCTTCCTCACTCGCTGCGCGGCATATTGAAGGGATCGTGGGCTGCAGCGAGAGGCGGCGACTGCGTGGATGCCGATGA
- a CDS encoding type VI secretion system baseplate subunit TssF has protein sequence MPMKPSPMIVRGIRVRLTIDEAAFSGHAIDTFLRVLESIFVRYAPINGFAQLVLISRQNGAELARGRQLPGQTPMI, from the coding sequence ATGCCGATGAAACCGTCGCCGATGATCGTGCGGGGTATCCGCGTACGGTTGACGATCGATGAAGCGGCCTTCTCAGGTCACGCCATCGACACCTTCTTGCGCGTGCTCGAAAGCATATTCGTGCGATACGCGCCAATAAACGGCTTCGCGCAACTGGTTCTGATATCACGACAGAACGGCGCCGAACTGGCGCGCGGTCGTCAATTGCCGGGGCAGACTCCGATGATCTGA
- a CDS encoding flavin reductase family protein, with amino-acid sequence MSHSSTAIEPVSFRESLGHYASGITVITSHVDGEPIGFTCQSFYSVSMSPPLVSFSVMSSSASYPKIRRAGRFVVNILSDEQVGISNQFARRSADKWHGVEWQESPLGNPIIAGSLHWLDCEIYAEHAAGDHLIVIGEVKALDLKEAAAAQPLLYFRGQYCNIAGA; translated from the coding sequence ATGTCACATTCCAGCACGGCCATCGAGCCTGTGAGTTTTCGCGAATCGCTCGGGCACTACGCATCCGGTATCACGGTGATTACGTCACACGTCGATGGCGAGCCGATCGGCTTCACTTGCCAGTCTTTCTATAGCGTGTCTATGAGCCCGCCGCTGGTGTCGTTCAGCGTCATGTCCAGTTCAGCCAGTTATCCGAAAATTCGTCGGGCGGGCCGATTCGTCGTCAATATCCTGTCGGACGAGCAAGTCGGCATTTCAAACCAGTTCGCGCGACGAAGCGCGGACAAATGGCACGGCGTCGAATGGCAGGAATCGCCGCTAGGTAACCCGATCATCGCCGGCAGCCTTCACTGGCTCGATTGCGAAATTTACGCTGAACATGCCGCGGGCGATCACCTGATCGTGATTGGTGAAGTGAAAGCGTTGGACCTGAAAGAAGCGGCGGCTGCGCAGCCGTTGCTGTACTTCAGAGGGCAATATTGCAACATCGCCGGCGCATAG
- a CDS encoding methionine synthase: MKKLLPTSTAGSLPKPSWLAEPEKLWSPWKLQDQGLIEGKQDALRLSLQEQQNAGIDIVSDGEQTRQHFVTTFIEHLSGVDFENRKTVRIRDRYDASVPTVVDAVARQKPVFVDDARFLRQQTSQPIKWALPGPMTMIDTLYDDHYKSREKLAWEFAKILNEEAKELEAAGVDIIQFDEPAFNVFFDEVNDWGVATLERAIEGLKCETAVHICYGYGIKANTDWKKTLGSEWRQYEEAFPKLQKSSIGMVSLECHNSHVPMELIELIRGKKVMVGAIDVASNTVETPEEVAGTLRKALQFVDSDKLYPCTNCGMAPLSRAIAKGKLEALSAGAEIVRGELLS; this comes from the coding sequence GTGAAAAAATTGCTACCCACTTCGACTGCCGGCAGCTTGCCTAAACCCTCCTGGCTTGCAGAGCCCGAGAAACTCTGGTCACCCTGGAAGTTGCAGGATCAGGGGTTAATCGAGGGCAAACAGGATGCTTTGCGCTTGTCGCTGCAAGAACAACAAAATGCGGGCATCGACATCGTCAGTGACGGCGAGCAAACGCGCCAGCATTTCGTGACCACGTTTATCGAACACCTCAGCGGCGTCGATTTCGAGAACCGCAAGACCGTGCGCATTCGCGATCGCTACGACGCAAGCGTGCCGACGGTCGTCGATGCGGTCGCCCGGCAAAAACCGGTTTTCGTGGACGATGCCCGGTTCTTGCGCCAGCAAACCAGCCAGCCCATCAAGTGGGCTTTGCCGGGCCCGATGACCATGATCGATACCCTTTACGACGATCACTACAAGAGTCGCGAAAAGCTGGCCTGGGAGTTCGCAAAGATCCTGAACGAGGAAGCCAAAGAACTGGAAGCGGCCGGCGTCGACATCATTCAATTCGACGAGCCCGCATTCAATGTCTTCTTCGACGAGGTGAATGATTGGGGCGTCGCGACCCTGGAACGGGCGATTGAAGGTCTCAAGTGCGAAACCGCCGTGCATATCTGCTATGGCTATGGCATCAAGGCCAATACGGACTGGAAGAAGACGCTGGGGTCGGAGTGGCGGCAATATGAGGAAGCCTTTCCCAAGCTGCAAAAATCCAGTATCGGCATGGTTTCGCTGGAATGCCACAACTCGCACGTTCCCATGGAACTGATCGAACTCATTCGAGGTAAGAAGGTGATGGTGGGTGCCATCGATGTGGCATCGAATACCGTCGAAACCCCCGAGGAAGTCGCCGGCACGTTAAGAAAAGCACTTCAATTCGTGGATTCCGACAAGCTCTACCCTTGCACCAATTGCGGCATGGCGCCGCTGTCGCGCGCAATTGCGAAAGGCAAGCTGGAAGCATTGAGTGCAGGCGCGGAAATCGTCCGCGGAGAACTCTTGAGCTAG
- a CDS encoding DUF1852 domain-containing protein has product MSKDFTFAINSICFDEDYRPSENTRITTNFANLARGNSRQDNLRNTFRMIDNRFNALAHWDNPAGDRYAVKLEIISVGMNIEGETRGNVLPLIEILKTNIVDQKTNERIEGIAGNNFSSYVRDYDFSVVLLEHNKDRPGFSTPENFGDLHGKLFKCFVNSDVYKDHFSKPPVICLSVSSSKTYRRTANQHPVLGIEYRQDEYSLTDEYFEKMGLKVRYFMPPNSVAPLAFYFVGELLVDYTDLELIATISTMDTFQKIYRPEIYNANSPAGQSYQPSLKHQDFSLTRIVYDREERSRLAIEQGRFVEEQFIKPYQSILEQWSADYAL; this is encoded by the coding sequence ATGAGTAAAGATTTCACATTTGCCATCAACAGCATCTGTTTCGATGAAGATTATCGCCCTTCCGAAAACACGCGCATAACGACTAACTTTGCGAACCTCGCGAGAGGAAATAGCCGCCAGGATAACCTGCGCAATACCTTCAGGATGATTGACAACCGCTTCAATGCGCTGGCGCATTGGGATAATCCTGCGGGCGATCGTTACGCTGTCAAACTTGAAATCATTTCCGTTGGAATGAACATTGAGGGAGAAACCCGGGGCAACGTACTCCCTTTGATCGAAATATTGAAAACGAATATTGTCGATCAAAAGACCAATGAGCGTATTGAAGGCATTGCGGGAAATAATTTTTCCTCTTATGTGCGGGATTATGATTTCAGCGTCGTATTGCTGGAACACAACAAGGATCGGCCTGGGTTCAGCACGCCAGAAAATTTTGGCGACCTGCACGGAAAGCTGTTCAAGTGCTTCGTCAATTCCGACGTTTATAAAGACCACTTCTCCAAGCCCCCAGTGATATGTCTGAGCGTTTCGAGCAGCAAGACCTATCGCCGGACTGCCAACCAGCACCCTGTATTGGGCATCGAATACCGGCAGGACGAATATTCCCTGACCGACGAATATTTCGAAAAAATGGGTTTGAAGGTTCGCTATTTCATGCCGCCGAATAGCGTCGCACCTTTGGCATTTTATTTCGTTGGCGAACTGCTCGTTGACTACACCGATCTTGAGCTTATTGCCACCATCAGCACGATGGATACCTTTCAGAAGATTTACCGGCCTGAGATCTACAATGCGAATTCTCCGGCAGGACAATCCTATCAGCCGAGTTTGAAGCACCAGGATTTCTCCCTAACCCGAATTGTTTACGATCGGGAAGAACGTAGCCGGCTGGCTATCGAGCAGGGAAGGTTTGTCGAGGAGCAATTTATCAAACCATATCAATCCATTCTTGAGCAGTGGTCCGCTGATTACGCTCTTTGA
- a CDS encoding LysR family transcriptional regulator, with amino-acid sequence MLDRSHLMVVREVERQGSLTAAADTLHLTQSALSHAVKKLEQQLGTPVWTREGRSMRLTQAGQYLLGLANRMLPQFELAEERMKQYAQGERGTLRIGMECAPCYQWLLKVVSPYLARWPDVDVDVKQRFQFGGIGALIGYEIDVLVTPDPLKKPELNFQPVFDYEQVLVVGDDHKLAREAYVTPEQLADEVLITYPVETDRLDIYTQFLTPANRVPKRHKVIETTDIMLQMVASGRGVAALPRWLAEEYAGWMPLTPVQLGKKGIAKQIFLGTRKTDDDIDYLAAFVKAAREWKWAEAKMRD; translated from the coding sequence ATGCTGGATCGCAGTCATCTGATGGTCGTGCGGGAAGTGGAGCGGCAGGGTTCGCTCACGGCCGCCGCCGATACGCTCCATCTCACGCAGTCGGCGCTAAGCCATGCGGTGAAGAAGCTCGAGCAGCAACTCGGTACGCCGGTGTGGACGCGCGAGGGCCGTTCCATGCGTCTTACGCAGGCCGGACAGTACCTGCTGGGCCTCGCGAACCGGATGCTGCCGCAATTCGAACTCGCCGAGGAGCGCATGAAGCAGTACGCGCAGGGCGAGCGCGGCACGTTGCGAATCGGCATGGAATGCGCGCCGTGCTATCAGTGGCTGCTGAAGGTGGTGTCGCCCTATCTCGCACGCTGGCCGGATGTCGATGTCGACGTGAAGCAGCGCTTCCAGTTCGGCGGCATCGGCGCACTGATCGGCTATGAAATCGACGTGCTTGTCACGCCTGATCCGCTGAAGAAGCCCGAGCTGAATTTTCAGCCGGTATTCGATTACGAGCAGGTGCTGGTGGTCGGCGACGACCATAAGCTGGCCAGAGAAGCGTACGTCACGCCGGAGCAGTTAGCGGACGAGGTGCTGATTACGTATCCCGTCGAAACGGACCGGCTCGACATCTACACGCAGTTCCTCACGCCCGCGAACAGGGTGCCGAAGCGCCACAAGGTGATCGAGACGACCGACATCATGCTGCAGATGGTGGCGAGCGGCCGCGGCGTGGCGGCGTTACCGCGCTGGCTCGCGGAAGAATACGCGGGCTGGATGCCGCTCACGCCCGTGCAACTTGGAAAGAAGGGTATCGCGAAGCAGATCTTCCTCGGCACACGCAAGACTGATGACGACATCGATTATCTTGCCGCGTTTGTGAAGGCGGCGCGGGAGTGGAAATGGGCGGAAGCGAAGATGCGAGACTAG